The following proteins are co-located in the Imtechella halotolerans genome:
- a CDS encoding translocation/assembly module TamB domain-containing protein: MQTGIAKYVTQSLNNEFNTNINIDRIHLTFGGNVKLNGIYVEDYKKDTLFYINGLSTSIVSFRKAIDGKLAFGKINMQGLVFNLKTYKGENHTNLDVFVEKLEAGDTTASKDPFLLTSSKIALNDGRFRLIDENLDTPKILDFYELNSEILDFKIHGPNVTTHIEELAFMAKNNQRVENLEADFSYSKTKMSFDNLTIKTPLSQLNGHLVFTYDRKDFADFLNKVKVQAVFDNSIVNFSEINRFYNEFGENEAATFKTSISGYLNNMTASGLEMISENSHIKGNFNFKNLFTSSNPFSLHANIGNISSNYQSLKSLLPNLLGKNLPSSLEKLGQFNINGTAYITENSIDGQLNLRTEIGYAYTDLLLTDIGDIDNASYKGYLSFEDFDIGNFINDPTLGKVSLAAEVDGIGFTRKTLNTKIDGTVYDLEYNKYRYKDLDVSGILQNQLFNGVLVTNDQNLQMNFTGLADFSNANNRFDFKAEVIYADLNKLNFVKRDAISIFKGEIEFNIEGNTLDDMAGEINFENTNYINQNDSYFFDDFQVTSVFKDSLRVIEINSPDIITGYVKGNFKVKEVGKVLENSIGSIYTNYSPHKVSKGQVLDFDFKIYNKIVDVFFPEIEFGKNTFIRGKIVADEGDFKLTFKSPTINAKGTIFDNIQLQVDNKNPLFNTYMEVSRIKNKYYDIEEFNLINATIKDTLFFRTEFKGGEKFDDSYNLNFYHTFNDKQQSVIGLKTSDVSFKGNTWMLNEEGNTQNRVIFNRSVDSVLVENITMSHKNERINLKGVFADSTFKDIELSFKQVSLNKITPAIDSLQLNGIVDGELSIFQRNSNYFPSSNLVIKDFNINAYDLGDLEVGIIGNENLTSYLVNVQFINDQLESFRMMGDLTFDEKKQAILNLDATLRNFNLSPFSPLGEDVISKIRGYVTGDARITGPLSNPSVNGLLTLNQAGLTIPYLNVDVALGESSRINLLNQTFEFDNIQLTDTKYKTRASLNGMMTHNNFTDWFMDLELDTRNSRFLVLDTEESDDELYYGTGFVNGQATLSGPVDALTISVDGATGAGTSLKIPISDVATIGDDSFITFVDKHAEKDNDGRVLQDIKGLELNFELSVTPDAEVEIVLDKKSGSTLKGSGEGILLMEINTKGKFNMWGDFVTYSGEYNFKYGGLIDKRFKVLPGGSISWEGDPLTASLSNMEAVYSLNANPALLLENPQYNKKIETEVVIHLEGQLMQPETVFDIRFPDTNPVVASELNYRLEDRDKKQLQALSLLSQGTFTNEVSINNQFVSRNLLETGFSMINQILDDKEGKIDLGISYEQGDRGAAIDLATSDRFGVTVSTQISDRILLNGKIGVPIGGVSQTVVAGDVEVEILLNEDGSLSAKIFNKENEIQQFLSDRIGYTQGVGLSYKVDFNTFQDLMRKIFGVKSKTKIDEDSDPEIEKQYIDMMGDDGMVKMKAKKKKSQ; encoded by the coding sequence GTGCAAACTGGCATAGCAAAGTATGTTACCCAATCTTTGAATAATGAATTTAATACCAATATCAACATTGATCGTATACATCTCACCTTTGGAGGTAATGTAAAGCTTAACGGGATTTATGTGGAGGATTATAAAAAGGATACCCTTTTTTATATTAACGGATTAAGTACTTCTATAGTAAGTTTTCGCAAAGCTATAGATGGGAAACTTGCTTTTGGTAAGATTAATATGCAGGGATTGGTATTTAATTTAAAAACCTACAAAGGTGAAAATCATACCAATTTAGATGTGTTTGTTGAAAAGCTAGAAGCGGGAGATACAACAGCAAGTAAAGATCCATTTTTATTGACTTCTTCTAAGATTGCGTTGAATGATGGAAGGTTTAGACTCATTGATGAAAACCTAGACACTCCTAAAATTCTAGACTTTTATGAGCTAAATTCAGAAATTCTTGATTTTAAAATTCATGGGCCTAATGTAACTACACACATTGAAGAATTGGCCTTCATGGCTAAAAACAATCAAAGAGTGGAGAATCTTGAGGCTGATTTTAGCTATAGTAAAACAAAAATGTCCTTTGATAATCTGACCATTAAAACACCGCTTTCACAACTTAATGGACACTTAGTTTTTACCTATGACCGAAAGGATTTTGCAGATTTTCTTAATAAGGTAAAAGTACAAGCCGTATTTGATAATTCAATAGTTAATTTTAGTGAGATTAATAGATTTTATAATGAGTTTGGAGAAAATGAAGCAGCCACATTTAAAACAAGTATCTCTGGATATTTGAATAATATGACGGCCTCTGGGTTGGAAATGATTTCTGAGAATTCTCATATTAAAGGGAATTTTAATTTTAAAAATCTTTTTACCAGTAGTAATCCGTTTTCATTACACGCTAATATTGGGAATATATCTTCAAATTATCAAAGTCTAAAATCGCTTTTACCAAATTTATTAGGTAAAAATTTACCCTCTTCTTTGGAGAAACTTGGGCAGTTTAATATAAACGGTACAGCATATATAACGGAAAACTCGATTGATGGTCAATTAAATCTGCGTACTGAAATTGGATATGCCTATACAGATTTATTATTGACTGATATTGGTGATATAGATAATGCTTCGTACAAAGGATATCTATCATTTGAAGATTTTGATATTGGAAATTTTATTAATGACCCTACCTTGGGAAAGGTATCTCTTGCTGCCGAAGTGGATGGAATTGGATTCACAAGGAAAACATTGAATACAAAGATTGATGGTACCGTTTATGATTTGGAGTACAATAAGTATCGATACAAGGATTTGGATGTAAGTGGGATACTTCAAAATCAATTGTTTAATGGTGTCCTGGTTACTAATGATCAAAATTTGCAGATGAACTTCACCGGGTTAGCAGATTTCTCAAACGCGAATAATCGTTTTGATTTTAAAGCTGAGGTTATCTATGCAGATTTAAATAAACTTAATTTCGTTAAACGAGATGCCATTTCAATTTTCAAAGGTGAAATTGAGTTTAATATTGAAGGCAATACCCTGGATGATATGGCTGGGGAAATCAATTTTGAAAATACGAATTACATCAATCAGAATGATTCCTATTTCTTTGACGATTTTCAAGTTACTTCTGTTTTTAAAGATAGCCTACGTGTCATTGAGATAAATTCTCCAGATATAATCACCGGGTATGTAAAGGGAAATTTTAAGGTGAAGGAAGTAGGAAAGGTGTTGGAAAATTCAATTGGTAGTATTTATACTAATTACAGTCCTCACAAGGTGTCAAAAGGGCAGGTGCTCGATTTTGATTTTAAAATATATAATAAAATTGTGGATGTGTTTTTTCCTGAAATTGAGTTTGGTAAGAATACGTTTATAAGGGGAAAAATTGTGGCTGACGAAGGAGATTTTAAACTTACATTTAAATCACCCACTATAAATGCTAAAGGAACCATATTTGATAATATTCAACTTCAGGTAGATAATAAAAATCCTTTGTTCAATACCTATATGGAAGTAAGTCGTATAAAGAATAAATATTATGATATAGAAGAATTTAATCTCATTAATGCTACCATTAAAGACACTTTGTTTTTCCGTACAGAATTTAAGGGAGGTGAAAAGTTTGATGATTCATACAACCTAAACTTTTACCATACCTTTAATGATAAACAACAGTCTGTAATTGGGTTAAAAACATCAGATGTTAGCTTTAAAGGCAATACATGGATGTTAAATGAAGAAGGAAATACACAAAATAGAGTTATTTTTAATCGAAGTGTGGACTCCGTTCTTGTTGAAAACATTACTATGAGTCATAAAAATGAACGTATAAATCTTAAAGGCGTTTTTGCAGATTCCACTTTTAAAGATATTGAACTTTCTTTTAAGCAAGTATCTCTTAATAAAATAACACCTGCCATAGATAGTTTGCAGTTAAATGGTATAGTGGACGGTGAGTTGAGTATTTTTCAACGTAATAGTAACTATTTTCCGTCATCTAATTTGGTGATTAAAGATTTTAATATCAATGCCTATGATCTAGGAGATTTGGAAGTAGGAATTATTGGTAATGAGAATTTGACGTCGTATTTGGTCAACGTCCAGTTTATCAATGATCAACTTGAAAGTTTTAGAATGATGGGAGATTTGACATTTGATGAAAAAAAGCAAGCTATTCTGAATCTCGATGCCACTTTACGTAATTTTAACCTAAGCCCTTTTAGTCCGTTGGGTGAGGATGTCATATCAAAGATACGCGGCTATGTTACTGGTGATGCACGAATAACGGGTCCGTTAAGTAATCCATCTGTCAATGGACTACTCACCCTTAATCAGGCAGGTCTAACCATTCCTTATTTGAATGTAGATGTTGCCTTGGGAGAATCTTCACGTATAAATCTGTTAAATCAGACCTTTGAATTTGATAATATCCAACTCACAGATACCAAATACAAAACAAGGGCTAGTCTTAATGGAATGATGACACATAATAATTTTACGGACTGGTTTATGGATTTGGAGTTAGATACTCGTAACAGTCGGTTTTTGGTACTAGATACAGAGGAAAGTGATGATGAGTTGTACTATGGGACTGGTTTTGTTAACGGACAAGCAACACTCTCTGGACCTGTAGATGCACTAACCATCTCAGTGGATGGTGCCACTGGAGCTGGGACATCATTGAAAATACCTATTAGCGATGTAGCTACCATAGGTGATGATTCGTTTATAACTTTTGTAGATAAACATGCGGAAAAGGATAACGATGGTCGCGTTTTACAAGACATAAAGGGCCTTGAACTTAATTTTGAATTAAGTGTTACTCCAGATGCAGAGGTAGAGATAGTGCTTGATAAAAAATCAGGAAGCACGCTCAAGGGAAGTGGTGAAGGAATATTACTAATGGAGATTAATACCAAAGGTAAATTCAATATGTGGGGTGATTTTGTTACTTATTCCGGAGAGTATAATTTTAAATATGGAGGATTAATTGATAAGCGATTTAAAGTGCTTCCCGGAGGTAGTATAAGTTGGGAGGGTGATCCCCTTACGGCATCCCTTAGTAATATGGAAGCAGTTTATTCGCTCAACGCCAATCCAGCACTTTTACTTGAAAATCCTCAATACAATAAGAAAATTGAAACTGAAGTTGTAATTCATTTGGAAGGTCAACTTATGCAGCCGGAAACAGTGTTTGATATTCGTTTTCCAGACACCAATCCTGTGGTAGCCTCTGAGCTTAATTACCGTTTGGAGGATCGAGATAAAAAGCAGTTACAAGCGCTCTCACTTCTATCACAAGGCACTTTTACAAATGAGGTGAGTATAAACAACCAATTTGTTTCCAGAAATCTTTTGGAAACTGGATTTAGTATGATAAATCAAATTCTTGATGATAAGGAAGGGAAGATTGATTTGGGGATCTCCTATGAACAAGGAGACAGAGGGGCAGCAATTGATTTGGCTACTAGTGACCGATTTGGAGTAACTGTCAGTACGCAAATAAGCGACCGTATTTTATTGAATGGAAAAATTGGAGTACCAATAGGAGGGGTTAGCCAAACGGTAGTTGCAGGAGATGTTGAGGTTGAAATATTATTGAATGAAGATGGAAGTTTAAGCGCTAAAATCTTTAATAAGGAGAATGAAATTCAACAATTTTTATCTGATAGGATTGGATATACCCAAGGAGTTGGACTATCCTATAAGGTAGATTTTAATACTTTTCAGGATCTGATGAGGAAGATTTTTGGCGTTAAGTCTAAAACAAAAATAGATGAAGACAGTGATCCGGAAATTGAAAAGCAATATATTGATATGATGGGAGATGACGGTATGGTGAAAATGAAAGCAAAAAAGAAAAAGTCGCAATAG
- the tsaD gene encoding tRNA (adenosine(37)-N6)-threonylcarbamoyltransferase complex transferase subunit TsaD: protein MSTDQVYILAIESSCDDTSAAVIHNGKMLSNVVANQKIHEAYGGVVPELASRAHQQNIVPVVHQALAKANIDKNQLSAIAFTRGPGLMGSLLVGTSFAKSLAMGLQIPLIEVHHMQAHILAHFIEEEGYEKPTFPFLAMTISGGHTQIVRVDDYFKMTVIGETTDDAVGEAFDKTAKILGLPYPGGPLVDKYAQEGNPKAFPFTKPKVPGLDFSFSGLKTAILYFVQKNKAANPTFIEENIADICASVQHTIIQILMDKLKLASKDTGIKQIAIGGGVSANSGIRNTLKEAEKKYGWKTYIPKFEYCTDNAGMIAIVGYLKYLNNDFTDASVSAKARYAINE from the coding sequence ATGAGTACAGACCAAGTTTATATTTTGGCAATTGAATCTTCATGTGATGACACCTCTGCAGCCGTTATCCATAACGGAAAAATGCTATCTAATGTGGTTGCCAATCAAAAAATACATGAAGCCTATGGTGGTGTCGTTCCCGAACTTGCCTCCAGAGCACACCAGCAAAATATAGTTCCTGTAGTCCATCAAGCCTTAGCGAAGGCAAATATCGACAAAAACCAGCTATCTGCCATAGCATTTACGCGTGGTCCTGGACTAATGGGTTCCTTATTAGTAGGAACCTCCTTTGCTAAATCCTTAGCAATGGGATTACAAATTCCTTTAATTGAGGTTCATCATATGCAAGCACACATTCTAGCTCATTTTATAGAGGAGGAAGGTTATGAAAAACCTACCTTCCCTTTTCTTGCAATGACCATTAGTGGTGGGCACACACAAATAGTACGTGTAGATGACTATTTTAAAATGACTGTAATTGGGGAAACGACAGATGATGCCGTTGGTGAGGCCTTTGACAAAACAGCAAAAATTCTAGGACTACCTTACCCTGGAGGTCCATTGGTAGATAAATATGCACAAGAAGGGAATCCAAAAGCGTTCCCATTTACTAAACCCAAGGTTCCAGGATTAGACTTTAGCTTTTCTGGCCTTAAAACCGCAATACTTTATTTTGTGCAAAAAAACAAGGCAGCAAATCCAACATTTATTGAAGAAAACATAGCCGACATTTGTGCTTCTGTGCAACATACCATAATACAGATTTTGATGGATAAATTAAAGTTGGCCTCCAAAGACACTGGGATAAAACAAATCGCTATTGGAGGAGGAGTATCTGCTAATTCTGGAATACGAAACACCCTTAAAGAAGCTGAAAAAAAATACGGATGGAAAACCTATATTCCTAAATTTGAGTATTGTACCGACAATGCTGGCATGATTGCCATAGTAGGCTACTTAAAATATCTTAACAACGATTTTACCGATGCCAGTGTTTCCGCAAAGGCTCGTTACGCTATAAACGAATAA
- a CDS encoding 16S rRNA (uracil(1498)-N(3))-methyltransferase, with protein sequence MQLFYFPDLTAEMTTFTFDKEESSHIVKVLRKKEGDLLHITNGKGECWEAEIELSSQKACVVTLTKHRKESGRNYYLHLAVAPTKMNDRYEWFLEKATEIGIDEITPIICDHSERTIVKSERFEKIIQSAMKQSLQLYLPKLNPAISFKDFIDIERNGQLFIAHCDQGTRYSLKRKALADHKVTILIGPEGDFSEAEINLALSKDYTPVSMGDTRLRTETAALVACHTVALINS encoded by the coding sequence ATGCAACTTTTCTACTTCCCTGACTTAACTGCAGAAATGACAACGTTCACCTTTGACAAAGAGGAAAGCAGTCATATTGTAAAAGTACTACGAAAAAAAGAAGGCGACCTATTGCATATCACCAATGGTAAAGGAGAATGTTGGGAAGCAGAAATAGAATTATCCTCCCAAAAAGCTTGTGTTGTAACCTTAACAAAGCACCGTAAAGAATCTGGGCGTAATTACTACCTTCACTTGGCTGTTGCACCAACCAAAATGAATGACCGATATGAATGGTTTTTGGAAAAAGCCACTGAAATAGGTATTGATGAAATTACCCCAATTATCTGTGATCACTCTGAACGCACCATAGTAAAAAGTGAACGTTTTGAAAAAATAATACAATCCGCCATGAAGCAATCATTGCAATTGTATCTACCTAAACTTAATCCTGCCATTTCTTTTAAAGATTTTATCGATATCGAAAGAAACGGACAACTTTTTATAGCCCATTGTGACCAAGGGACTAGATATTCGCTAAAACGAAAAGCCTTGGCTGACCATAAAGTAACCATCCTTATTGGACCCGAAGGAGACTTTTCTGAGGCCGAAATTAACCTTGCTCTTTCAAAAGACTATACTCCTGTAAGCATGGGAGATACCCGATTACGCACCGAGACGGCAGCCCTAGTCGCCTGTCATACAGTAGCTCTCATAAACAGTTAA
- the aqpZ gene encoding aquaporin Z, which produces MKKLVAEFIGTLWLVLGGCGSAVLAAAFPELGIGFAGVALAFGLTVLTMAYAIGHISGCHLNPAVSVGLWIGGRFDKKEVLPYIIAQVLGGIAGATILYLIASGKPGFEIGGFAANGYGEHSPGRYGLTAALTSEVIMTFMFLLIILGATDQRAPKGLAGIAIGLGLTLIHLISIPVTNTSVNPARSTSQALFVGDWALDQLWLFWIAPVIGAMLAGIVYKYMGRTAN; this is translated from the coding sequence ATGAAAAAATTAGTTGCGGAATTTATTGGAACCCTCTGGTTAGTACTTGGAGGTTGCGGAAGTGCTGTTTTAGCAGCTGCATTCCCTGAATTAGGAATTGGCTTTGCCGGAGTGGCTCTTGCCTTTGGTCTAACAGTACTTACTATGGCCTATGCTATCGGACATATTTCAGGCTGTCATTTGAATCCTGCCGTATCGGTTGGTTTATGGATTGGAGGACGTTTTGACAAAAAAGAAGTACTCCCGTACATCATAGCCCAAGTACTTGGAGGAATTGCAGGAGCTACTATTTTATACCTGATAGCATCTGGCAAACCAGGCTTTGAAATTGGAGGATTTGCCGCTAATGGTTATGGAGAACATTCACCAGGTAGGTATGGTTTAACGGCAGCTCTAACCTCAGAGGTAATAATGACATTTATGTTCTTACTAATTATACTTGGAGCTACAGACCAAAGAGCTCCAAAAGGTCTTGCTGGAATAGCTATAGGATTAGGATTAACACTCATACATTTAATAAGTATACCGGTCACTAATACTTCCGTCAATCCAGCTAGAAGTACAAGCCAGGCCCTATTTGTAGGTGATTGGGCTTTAGATCAACTCTGGCTATTTTGGATCGCCCCTGTTATTGGTGCTATGCTAGCGGGTATCGTATATAAATATATGGGCCGTACGGCAAATTAA